In the genome of Sporomusaceae bacterium FL31, one region contains:
- a CDS encoding NAD(P)H nitroreductase produces MFRDLVKANRSYRRFFESEQISREQLETLVDYARQTPSGANKQALKYYLANTPELNEKIYPTLAWAGYLTNWPGPEAGERPSGYIVIVQKEGFKMATPADGGIAAQTILLGAAEMGLGGCIIASIQKEKLREVLGLSENYEIVLVLALGKPKETVVIDEIDSDGDIKYWRDDQAVHHVPKRKLKDIIIN; encoded by the coding sequence ATGTTTCGTGATCTTGTAAAAGCCAATCGTAGTTATCGTCGTTTCTTTGAAAGTGAACAAATTAGCCGGGAACAACTAGAAACTCTAGTGGATTATGCCCGCCAAACCCCTTCCGGTGCCAACAAGCAAGCATTAAAGTATTATCTCGCTAATACACCTGAACTAAACGAAAAAATATATCCTACATTAGCGTGGGCCGGATACCTTACCAATTGGCCGGGTCCTGAGGCTGGAGAGCGCCCATCAGGTTACATCGTTATTGTACAAAAGGAAGGATTCAAAATGGCAACCCCCGCTGACGGCGGCATTGCAGCTCAAACTATCTTACTAGGAGCTGCCGAAATGGGTCTAGGCGGTTGTATCATTGCTAGCATTCAAAAAGAAAAACTTCGCGAAGTGCTGGGCTTATCAGAAAACTATGAAATAGTTCTAGTCTTGGCACTCGGTAAGCCAAAGGAAACCGTTGTCATTGATGAAATTGACAGCGATGGTGACATTAAATACTGGCGTGATGATCAAGCCGTACATCATGTGCCAAAACGTAAATTGAAAGATATTATTATAAACTAA
- a CDS encoding molybdate-binding protein: MPDDISYTPEEVAKILKISRFTVYELIKRGELIAYKVGRKVRVEATDLENYKKISKGLQPTALHTTPPTAATPFPPQDGLIICGQDIALDILTRHLERQMPHIQFLRNYIGSIDGLMALYRGNANLVTAHLWDGDSDQYNTPYVRRLLPGHKAVVINLVFRIAGFYVAKGNPKNIQTWTDLTKPGITFVNRERGAGIRVLLDEKLHKLNIEHQTIAGYNHEEMSHLAVASCVARGEADVGIGIEKAALQVDGIDFIPLQRERYDLVIRKEDLPKPHFQAVLAVLKSTNFRNEISGMGGYDISQMGDVISEI, from the coding sequence ATGCCTGATGATATCTCCTATACCCCAGAAGAAGTGGCCAAAATTCTAAAAATATCCCGTTTCACGGTATATGAGCTAATAAAACGCGGCGAATTAATCGCGTATAAAGTAGGTCGTAAAGTGCGTGTTGAAGCCACCGACCTTGAAAACTATAAAAAAATTTCCAAAGGTCTTCAGCCAACTGCATTACATACAACTCCCCCAACGGCAGCAACACCTTTTCCACCCCAGGACGGGCTAATTATTTGCGGCCAGGATATTGCGCTTGATATCCTCACCCGCCATTTAGAACGACAGATGCCGCATATTCAATTTCTTCGCAACTATATTGGCAGTATTGATGGCTTAATGGCGCTTTACCGGGGCAATGCAAACCTTGTCACTGCCCATCTATGGGATGGTGACTCGGATCAATACAACACTCCCTATGTACGCCGACTGTTGCCAGGCCATAAAGCAGTAGTTATTAATTTAGTTTTTCGAATTGCAGGCTTTTATGTAGCTAAAGGCAATCCAAAAAACATCCAGACTTGGACCGATTTGACCAAACCGGGCATCACATTTGTTAACCGGGAGCGAGGTGCCGGTATTAGAGTTCTGCTGGACGAAAAGCTCCATAAACTGAACATTGAGCATCAAACTATAGCAGGTTACAATCACGAAGAAATGAGTCATCTGGCAGTCGCTAGCTGCGTTGCCCGTGGTGAAGCTGATGTTGGTATCGGTATTGAAAAAGCTGCACTGCAGGTGGACGGAATAGATTTCATTCCATTGCAACGTGAACGCTATGATTTGGTTATTCGTAAGGAAGACCTGCCTAAGCCTCACTTTCAGGCTGTATTAGCTGTATTAAAATCAACAAATTTCCGAAATGAAATCTCTGGCATGGGTGGGTACGATATTTCTCAAATGGGCGATGTTATCTCTGAAATTTAA